In Planctomycetia bacterium, a genomic segment contains:
- a CDS encoding relaxase domain-containing protein, which yields MLRINQNTAPEGAKSYYSTADYYSEGQELTGHWRGEGAKRLGLAGEVEQKDWDALCDNIDPKTGNALTPRQNTGRRVGYDFNFHVPKSVSVLYGLTKDERILEAFRESVDATMQDIEAEMKTRVRLAGRNEDRTTGNMVWGEFIHTTARPVDGIPDPHLHAHCFVFNTTWDGIEERWKAGQFAGLKRDAPFFEAVFHSRLARRMEELGLAVQRTRHGWELAGVPKAALSKFSRRTALIEEQARERGITDAATKGDLGAKTRERKRKDLTFDELGREWKSRLTSAELAALNGIKARLGLDSIAEDDRAAGDAVAKAIEHSFERSSVLSERKLVTAALKRSYGAASAKTIMQNLGRANLVRGERDGEQLVTTGDVVAEERRIIDFARQGRGTCRKLASGEHAFTREWLNADQRSAVLHILNSPDRVMLIRGGAGTGKTSMMSEAVEAIEKSGKHVFTFAPSADASRGVLRDQGFADAETVARLLVDGELQQQARGQVLWIDEAGLLGTKTMGHVFDLAKQIDARVILSGDRRQHGSVERGAALRLLEEQAGLVPAEIREIQRQSGAYKEAVKSLSLGRTEEGLQALDRLGWVREVTETDRYKLMADDYVASLEEGKSALVVSPTHREGDWITDEIRAKLKQSKRLAGRERQVLTLHNTHYTEAERGDQINLEPGDVLEFHQNAKGYGKGERVVVGEDAPPVEHAAKYTLYKPGLLPIAPGELIRITRNGKTADGLHRLNNGATFTVKGFDGNGNITLANGWTVAKDYGHLTHGYVVTSHASQGRTVQRVLIGESAQSFPAASREQFYVSVSRGRERATIYTGDKAALKSAVSRSDARLSATELVNGRELKQRAMTLERLEQLHPAVATSEAQRQQERQDYER from the coding sequence ATGCTTCGCATCAACCAGAACACTGCGCCGGAAGGCGCGAAGAGCTACTACTCGACCGCCGACTATTACTCGGAAGGTCAGGAGCTTACCGGCCACTGGCGCGGCGAGGGTGCCAAGCGCCTTGGCCTCGCCGGCGAAGTCGAGCAGAAGGACTGGGACGCGCTCTGCGACAACATCGACCCGAAAACGGGCAACGCATTGACGCCGCGGCAGAATACCGGGCGGCGCGTCGGCTACGACTTCAACTTCCACGTGCCGAAGAGCGTGTCGGTGCTGTACGGCCTCACCAAGGACGAGCGAATCCTCGAAGCCTTTCGTGAGTCGGTCGATGCGACGATGCAGGACATCGAAGCGGAAATGAAGACGCGCGTAAGGCTTGCCGGCCGGAACGAGGATCGCACGACCGGCAACATGGTCTGGGGAGAGTTCATCCACACCACGGCCCGGCCGGTGGACGGAATTCCCGATCCGCACCTGCACGCGCACTGCTTCGTGTTCAACACGACCTGGGACGGCATCGAAGAACGCTGGAAAGCCGGGCAGTTCGCCGGCCTCAAGCGCGACGCGCCGTTCTTCGAGGCGGTATTTCATTCGCGGCTGGCGCGGCGCATGGAGGAACTGGGCCTTGCCGTGCAGCGGACGCGGCACGGCTGGGAGCTGGCCGGCGTGCCGAAAGCGGCGCTTTCCAAGTTCTCGCGGCGAACGGCGCTCATAGAAGAACAGGCGCGGGAGAGGGGCATCACCGATGCCGCGACGAAGGGCGACCTGGGAGCGAAGACCCGCGAGCGCAAGCGCAAGGATCTGACGTTCGATGAACTCGGCCGCGAGTGGAAATCTCGGCTGACGTCGGCGGAACTGGCGGCGCTCAATGGGATCAAGGCGCGGCTGGGCTTGGACAGCATCGCGGAGGACGACCGCGCCGCCGGCGATGCCGTCGCGAAGGCAATCGAGCACTCGTTCGAGCGCAGCTCCGTGCTGTCGGAGCGCAAGCTCGTGACGGCGGCGCTCAAGCGGTCCTACGGCGCGGCCTCGGCGAAAACGATCATGCAGAATCTCGGCCGCGCGAACCTGGTGCGCGGCGAGCGCGACGGGGAGCAGCTCGTCACGACCGGGGACGTGGTCGCCGAAGAGCGGCGCATCATTGACTTCGCGCGTCAGGGCAGGGGCACCTGCCGCAAGCTCGCAAGCGGCGAGCATGCCTTCACGCGCGAATGGCTCAACGCCGATCAGCGGAGTGCCGTGCTGCACATCCTCAACTCGCCCGACCGAGTCATGCTGATTCGCGGCGGCGCGGGGACGGGCAAGACCTCGATGATGTCGGAAGCCGTTGAAGCGATTGAGAAAAGCGGGAAACACGTCTTCACGTTCGCGCCCTCGGCCGACGCCAGCCGCGGCGTGCTGCGCGATCAGGGCTTCGCCGACGCGGAGACCGTGGCGCGGCTGCTGGTCGATGGCGAGTTGCAGCAACAGGCGAGGGGGCAGGTGCTGTGGATCGACGAAGCCGGCCTGCTCGGCACGAAGACGATGGGCCATGTGTTTGACCTGGCGAAGCAAATTGACGCCCGCGTCATTCTCTCCGGCGACAGGCGCCAGCACGGAAGTGTTGAACGCGGCGCGGCGCTGCGACTGCTCGAAGAACAGGCCGGCCTAGTGCCGGCGGAGATCAGGGAGATTCAGCGGCAGAGTGGCGCGTACAAGGAAGCGGTCAAGTCGCTGTCGCTGGGCCGGACGGAAGAGGGGCTTCAGGCGCTCGACCGGTTGGGCTGGGTGCGCGAAGTCACGGAGACGGACCGCTACAAGCTCATGGCGGATGATTACGTCGCGAGCCTGGAGGAAGGCAAGTCGGCGCTGGTGGTCAGTCCCACGCACCGCGAAGGCGACTGGATCACCGATGAAATCCGCGCCAAGCTCAAGCAATCGAAACGGCTTGCCGGACGCGAGCGGCAGGTGCTGACGCTCCACAACACGCACTACACGGAAGCCGAGCGCGGCGATCAGATTAACCTAGAACCCGGCGACGTGCTGGAGTTCCACCAGAACGCGAAGGGCTACGGCAAGGGCGAGCGCGTCGTTGTCGGCGAAGACGCGCCGCCGGTCGAACACGCGGCGAAGTACACGCTCTACAAACCCGGCCTGCTGCCGATCGCGCCCGGCGAGCTGATCCGCATCACGCGGAACGGCAAGACCGCCGACGGCCTGCACCGGCTCAATAACGGTGCGACCTTTACCGTCAAGGGCTTCGACGGCAATGGGAATATCACCCTCGCCAACGGCTGGACGGTGGCGAAGGACTACGGGCACTTGACGCATGGCTATGTCGTTACCAGTCACGCGAGCCAGGGCCGCACCGTCCAGCGCGTGCTGATCGGAGAATCGGCGCAGAGCTTCCCGGCGGCGTCGCGCGAACAGTTCTACGTTTCGGTCTCGCGCGGCCGCGAGCGGGCCACGATCTACACCGGCGACAAGGCGGCGCTGAAGTCGGCGGTCAGCCGCTCCGACGCGCGCCTCTCGGCGACGGAATTGGTGAACGGCCGCGAGCTAAAGCAACGCGCGATGACGCTGGAACGGCTGGAACAACTGCACCCGGCCGTCGCCACAAGCGAAGCGCAACGGCAACAGGAAAGGCAGGATTATGAGCGGTAA
- a CDS encoding prepilin-type N-terminal cleavage/methylation domain-containing protein, whose product MAQIQRRESAGFTLIETVIYLIVFGLVIGAVLIGRGIIRSAELKAIVSDVSQFKHAAKLFRDKYGYLPGDFPKAEEAWSSLAGCPETAASDLKTASTCNGNGNSFIGGTTSSAGTLNGTDQEVREGIRVWQHLSNAGFIEGAFTGTGNPATGGGLGHGLNIPRGPGPESGYTMHFAASYMDTFGAYRADYGHVIVFGCGTCAVPGMMGMGGESSYPGLNNPAMMPALSPEDALAIDKMVDDGKPGTGQVLSYTPNFITATRHCATSSSAATADYKVAHKNPACSLIFITGF is encoded by the coding sequence GTGGCACAGATACAGCGCAGAGAGTCGGCAGGCTTCACACTGATTGAGACAGTCATCTATCTGATCGTCTTCGGCCTGGTCATCGGTGCCGTTCTGATCGGCCGGGGGATCATTCGCTCGGCCGAGCTCAAGGCGATCGTCTCCGATGTCAGCCAGTTCAAGCACGCAGCCAAGCTGTTCCGCGACAAGTACGGCTACCTGCCGGGGGATTTCCCGAAGGCGGAGGAAGCGTGGAGCTCGCTTGCCGGCTGTCCTGAAACGGCGGCGAGCGACCTGAAGACCGCAAGCACCTGCAACGGGAACGGCAACAGCTTCATCGGCGGCACAACGTCGTCGGCCGGCACACTCAACGGAACGGATCAGGAGGTCAGGGAAGGGATTCGCGTCTGGCAGCATCTTTCCAATGCAGGGTTCATTGAAGGCGCGTTCACGGGAACCGGCAATCCGGCCACGGGAGGCGGATTGGGCCACGGCCTCAACATCCCGCGCGGACCCGGACCGGAGAGCGGCTATACGATGCACTTCGCCGCCTCGTACATGGATACGTTCGGCGCCTACCGTGCGGACTACGGCCACGTCATTGTGTTCGGCTGCGGGACGTGTGCGGTTCCGGGGATGATGGGAATGGGCGGGGAGTCGTCCTATCCCGGTCTGAACAATCCCGCCATGATGCCGGCGCTATCGCCGGAGGACGCACTGGCCATCGACAAGATGGTGGACGACGGAAAGCCCGGCACTGGGCAGGTGCTTTCATACACGCCGAACTTCATAACGGCGACGCGACACTGCGCCACGTCGTCCAGCGCCGCAACGGCGGACTACAAGGTCGCGCATAAGAACCCCGCATGCTCGCTGATATTCATCACCGGGTTCTGA